Proteins encoded in a region of the Halarcobacter mediterraneus genome:
- a CDS encoding Do family serine endopeptidase: MIKKLFLITLFIVTCSFAQKIDFQMASKNPERIFPGNPTQVLSFNDSIKDPMQTVVNIAAKRRVVSNAGNIPFQMFNDPFLRRFFGDQFSEQFRQNRIQRSLGSGVIISKDGYIVTNNHVVENADEIIVTIADNPKEYNATVIGKDSDSDLAVIKIEGNNFDAIKFGYSENLKVGDLIFAIGNPFGIGTTVTQGIISALNKDHVGINRYENFIQTDASINPGNSGGALVDSRGALIGINSAIISKSGGNNGIGFAIPVSMVKDVVKKLIEDGKVTRGYLGVVIGDLDQKIAKLYNHTKGALVLDVANDTPASKGGLKRGDLIYSINNLPIEDRKDLQNVIASFKPGDTISVNLERNKRNIKIHITLGNRAGLVTSDSNNGKFLGGLLLSELNSKMIQRFRLSSNTKGVLVVGVEPNSDAEKVGFEPGDVIVQIEDIEIKSFPDMQQAIRKYNNKLKRVYIDRYGQTIPLVIK, translated from the coding sequence ATGATAAAAAAACTATTTTTAATAACTTTATTTATAGTTACGTGTTCATTTGCACAAAAAATAGACTTCCAAATGGCTTCTAAAAACCCAGAAAGAATATTTCCCGGTAATCCAACTCAGGTTTTATCATTTAATGATAGTATAAAAGACCCAATGCAAACAGTTGTTAATATAGCAGCAAAAAGAAGAGTTGTTTCAAATGCAGGGAACATACCATTTCAAATGTTTAATGACCCATTTCTACGAAGATTTTTTGGGGATCAATTTAGTGAACAATTTAGACAAAATAGAATCCAAAGATCTTTAGGTTCTGGTGTTATTATTTCAAAAGATGGATATATTGTCACAAATAATCATGTTGTTGAAAATGCAGATGAAATTATTGTCACAATTGCGGATAACCCCAAAGAATACAATGCTACAGTAATTGGTAAAGATTCAGATAGTGACCTAGCTGTTATTAAAATTGAAGGTAATAATTTTGATGCAATTAAATTTGGTTATTCTGAAAACTTAAAAGTTGGAGATTTAATCTTTGCTATTGGTAACCCTTTTGGTATAGGTACTACAGTAACACAAGGTATTATTTCAGCATTAAATAAAGACCATGTAGGAATAAATAGATATGAAAATTTTATTCAAACAGATGCTTCAATTAACCCTGGTAACTCAGGAGGGGCACTAGTTGATAGTAGAGGTGCATTAATAGGAATTAATAGTGCTATTATTTCAAAATCTGGTGGAAATAATGGTATTGGTTTTGCGATTCCTGTTTCAATGGTAAAAGATGTAGTTAAAAAACTTATTGAAGATGGTAAGGTTACAAGGGGTTACTTAGGTGTTGTTATTGGTGACTTAGACCAAAAAATTGCAAAATTATATAATCATACTAAAGGAGCTTTAGTTCTAGATGTAGCAAATGATACTCCCGCTTCAAAAGGTGGCTTAAAAAGAGGAGACTTAATTTATTCAATTAATAACTTACCAATTGAAGATAGAAAAGATTTACAAAATGTAATTGCTTCATTTAAGCCAGGGGATACTATTTCTGTTAATCTAGAAAGAAATAAAAGAAATATAAAAATTCATATAACACTAGGGAATAGAGCAGGACTTGTAACATCAGACTCAAATAATGGAAAATTCTTAGGTGGTTTACTATTATCTGAATTAAATTCTAAAATGATTCAAAGATTTAGACTAAGTTCAAATACAAAAGGTGTTTTAGTTGTAGGTGTTGAGCCAAACTCTGATGCAGAAAAAGTTGGATTTGAACCAGGAGATGTTATAGTTCAAATTGAGGATATCGAAATAAAAAGTTTTCCAGACATGCAACAAGCAATAAGAAAATATAATAATAAATTAAAACGAGTTTATATTGATAGATATGGACAAACTATACCTTTAGTAATAAAATAA
- a CDS encoding response regulator transcription factor — translation MIQVLMIEDDLELAQIITDYLASQNIEVTNTDSPYNGLSMLNLKKYELLILDLTLPEIDGLEVIPKIREKSDIPIIISSARDDILDKVMGLERGADDYLPKPYNPRELQARIKAILKRINTNEKKALENEKKSDFILKEEDMQIIFKNEVLNLTLAEFDILKLLIQRNGAVIAREDFIYTSDHIEDDSSLKNIDVMISRIRTKLSKIDNTKTYIKSVRGIGYQLI, via the coding sequence ATAATACAAGTACTTATGATAGAAGATGATTTAGAGTTAGCACAAATCATTACAGACTATTTAGCTTCACAAAATATTGAAGTGACTAATACTGATAGCCCATATAATGGGTTGTCAATGTTAAACCTAAAAAAATATGAATTATTGATTTTAGACTTGACTCTACCAGAAATTGATGGACTAGAAGTTATTCCAAAAATTAGAGAAAAGTCTGATATCCCAATTATTATTTCTAGTGCTAGAGATGATATTCTTGATAAGGTTATGGGATTAGAAAGGGGAGCAGATGATTACCTTCCTAAACCTTATAACCCTAGAGAATTACAAGCAAGAATAAAAGCTATTTTAAAAAGAATAAATACAAATGAGAAAAAAGCCTTAGAGAATGAGAAAAAAAGTGATTTTATTTTAAAAGAAGAAGATATGCAAATCATTTTTAAAAATGAAGTATTAAATCTAACTTTAGCAGAATTTGATATTCTAAAACTACTAATACAAAGAAATGGTGCAGTTATTGCTAGAGAAGACTTTATTTATACAAGTGATCATATTGAAGATGATAGTAGTTTAAAAAATATTGATGTAATGATTTCAAGAATTAGAACAAAACTTTCTAAAATAGATAATACTAAAACATATATAAAATCAGTAAGAGGAATTGGTTACCAGTTAATATGA